Proteins from one Thermoplasma sp. Kam2015 genomic window:
- a CDS encoding 3-phosphoshikimate 1-carboxyvinyltransferase: MTVKILGAGGSGTAVLPSSKSFTQRYILGSAFLNKNVTLNYVTITGDDAIAIDIAQKAGADITVNDSSIRIKSSLRCPEEIYVGESATSYRIVLGLLGSSGCITHVSGEPGLAKRPMEPLVKALEANDVRLTLNGDGFYDVDGSASKKRYVEIDGVSSQFVSSMIFYYAKKGGGEFLVKNMRSPGYVYITKRVLYDLGYFVNVERTITINPSGVWKTTIDVEPDYSSMAFFLVLGLLSEEVDMRFNIKRMSRIQPDSVLLDIFRDNLAIDRDTVRVLPGIKNRITMDADHNPDLAPPLAVIGIFSDAGVEIDNYARLKTKESDRYEAMIDLASRFGAIVEDNGKDLFIKKGDLKNPGTLAYEDHRMIMSAAIAAAVSGFEIDIENESRVSKSFPGFFKELSKFARIEESN, from the coding sequence ATGACAGTTAAAATACTTGGAGCTGGTGGCAGCGGTACCGCTGTCCTACCCTCGTCAAAGAGTTTCACACAGAGGTATATACTCGGATCGGCCTTTCTCAACAAGAACGTCACCTTGAACTACGTCACCATAACCGGAGATGACGCTATAGCCATCGACATAGCTCAGAAGGCCGGTGCCGATATAACGGTTAATGACAGCAGCATAAGGATAAAGAGTTCGCTGAGATGCCCGGAGGAAATATACGTTGGTGAATCCGCAACGTCCTACAGGATAGTTCTGGGGCTTCTCGGTTCTTCCGGCTGCATAACACATGTTTCAGGCGAGCCCGGTCTGGCAAAGAGGCCCATGGAACCGCTCGTTAAGGCTCTTGAAGCCAACGATGTGCGCCTCACACTCAACGGGGACGGATTCTACGATGTGGACGGATCCGCGTCCAAGAAAAGGTATGTGGAGATAGACGGTGTTAGTTCGCAGTTCGTGTCTTCCATGATATTCTATTACGCGAAGAAGGGCGGAGGCGAGTTCCTGGTGAAGAACATGAGGTCACCAGGATACGTGTACATAACGAAAAGAGTTCTCTATGATCTTGGTTACTTCGTCAATGTGGAACGCACGATCACCATAAACCCTTCAGGTGTCTGGAAGACGACCATAGATGTAGAACCAGATTATTCGAGCATGGCATTCTTCCTGGTTCTTGGGCTTCTGTCAGAAGAGGTGGACATGCGTTTCAACATAAAGAGGATGTCTCGAATTCAGCCTGATTCTGTACTGCTCGATATATTCAGGGACAACCTCGCCATAGACAGGGATACTGTGAGGGTTCTCCCGGGCATAAAGAATCGCATAACCATGGATGCGGATCATAACCCAGATCTTGCTCCGCCGCTGGCCGTAATAGGCATATTTTCTGACGCTGGCGTCGAGATAGATAACTATGCAAGGCTCAAGACAAAGGAGAGCGATCGATACGAGGCAATGATAGACCTGGCTTCCAGATTTGGCGCAATCGTTGAGGATAACGGAAAGGATCTCTTCATAAAGAAGGGAGATCTGAAGAACCCCGGTACGCTGGCCTATGAGGATCACCGCATGATAATGAGCGCTGCAATCGCTGCCGCAGTCTCCGGTTTCGAGATAGATATAGAGAACGAATCCAGGGTATCCAAGAGCTTTCCAGGTTTCTTCAAAGAACTGTCCAAATTCGCAAGGATTGAGGAATCAAATTAA
- the argS gene encoding arginine--tRNA ligase, with protein MLLFQDLRKSIFDTVNERFKISENDVYLDDTGHSDITVRVFRILKSPDGGENVINDIITSLSGKDYVERVASEGGYINVWIKRPYMLHEVIDSIEKFGIYPNVFQESDRVSVEHTSANPTGPLHIGRARNSIIGDSVYRILSRYGYRTVRQYFVNDSGKQMISLYTAYIRYGGPLTIDSLLENYQKIYRDLEKDPEIEKEIERNIERYENADPEVYGMLRKIAGVMLDGIASTLKRIGIEFDEFDWESDLLRDGSVKKVIGMLETKDDDGAKFIEIPGKKIYLTRKDGTTLYFARDIAYHLLKAENSEWIIDVLGEDHKDHARSLDHVLRHMLRIENRLSFLYYSFITLETGKMSTRRGNIVTLQDLVDKTYEEALKIVNEKRPDLSDDDRKRIADAIATSAVRYSIIRVSAPKPITFRWDEALNFEANSAPFIMYSYARATSILEKASEPEETYGTEMDPEEAELVKMMYVYPYYLKDAANDLKPDLIAGYLISLVQKFNDFYGSCRVIGADPSTYARRIRIVKAYREILSDAGNLIGIKMIEQM; from the coding sequence ATGCTCCTTTTTCAGGACTTGAGAAAATCAATATTTGATACGGTAAATGAGAGGTTCAAGATCTCGGAGAATGATGTATACTTAGATGATACGGGTCATTCAGACATAACTGTCAGGGTTTTCAGGATCTTGAAGTCTCCGGATGGGGGAGAAAACGTTATAAATGATATAATCACATCGCTTTCCGGCAAGGATTATGTTGAAAGGGTGGCTTCCGAAGGCGGCTACATAAACGTGTGGATTAAGCGCCCCTACATGCTTCATGAGGTTATAGATTCCATTGAAAAATTCGGGATCTATCCAAACGTCTTCCAGGAGAGCGACAGGGTCAGCGTGGAGCATACTAGCGCAAATCCAACCGGACCACTGCATATAGGTAGGGCCAGGAATTCTATCATAGGTGATTCTGTATACAGAATACTGTCCAGATACGGATACAGAACTGTGAGGCAGTATTTTGTAAACGACTCTGGAAAGCAGATGATATCCCTGTACACGGCATATATCAGATATGGCGGCCCTCTGACCATAGACAGCCTCCTCGAGAATTATCAGAAGATATATCGTGATCTCGAGAAGGATCCAGAGATCGAGAAGGAGATAGAGAGAAATATTGAAAGGTATGAAAATGCCGATCCTGAGGTCTATGGCATGCTGAGAAAGATCGCTGGCGTTATGCTCGACGGTATTGCCTCAACGCTGAAGAGGATCGGCATAGAGTTCGATGAGTTCGACTGGGAATCCGACCTACTCAGAGATGGGAGCGTGAAGAAGGTAATAGGCATGCTTGAGACGAAGGATGACGACGGTGCTAAATTCATAGAGATTCCTGGAAAGAAGATATATCTGACCAGGAAAGACGGTACTACGCTCTATTTCGCCAGAGATATTGCCTATCATCTCCTCAAGGCTGAGAACAGCGAGTGGATAATCGATGTGCTTGGTGAGGATCATAAGGATCATGCCAGATCCCTAGATCATGTGCTGAGGCATATGCTAAGGATTGAAAACAGGCTGTCTTTTCTCTACTACAGCTTCATAACGCTTGAGACCGGTAAGATGTCGACGAGGCGCGGGAACATAGTGACGCTCCAGGATCTCGTTGACAAGACCTATGAGGAGGCTCTGAAAATCGTAAACGAGAAGAGGCCGGACCTAAGCGACGACGATAGAAAGAGGATCGCAGATGCGATAGCAACCTCAGCTGTGAGGTACAGCATAATAAGGGTAAGCGCCCCGAAGCCGATAACGTTCAGGTGGGATGAGGCCCTCAACTTTGAGGCGAATTCCGCACCCTTCATAATGTATTCCTATGCAAGGGCCACGAGCATACTGGAAAAGGCCTCTGAACCTGAAGAGACCTATGGAACGGAAATGGATCCAGAGGAGGCGGAACTTGTTAAGATGATGTACGTATATCCATACTATCTGAAGGACGCTGCCAATGATCTCAAACCTGATCTCATAGCCGGATACCTCATCTCACTTGTGCAGAAATTCAATGATTTCTATGGTTCCTGCAGGGTCATCGGCGCAGATCCATCAACCTATGCAAGGAGAATACGGATAGTCAAAGCGTATAGGGAGATCCTGTCTGATGCAGGCAATCTGATAGGAATAAAAATGATAGAACAGATGTAA